DNA sequence from the Coffea arabica cultivar ET-39 chromosome 11c, Coffea Arabica ET-39 HiFi, whole genome shotgun sequence genome:
TGCCTCCAACAAGAACATTATGACTCAATAACTGCCCACAAGGAAAGTTATTGAAATCTACTACAAAAAAGGTAAGCAATAATAAATAACTGGAACTATTTCCTTTGATGTTCGTTTTGAAGCTTTATTTATATCTAGCGTTAGAGATTTTTACAAGTAAAACAACGCCAtctgaaagaaaagagagaaaaaaaatggagttaTCTTGGAGCCATAGATCATCATATTTTCCAttgcttttatttttcctaGCATTTCTGGGCTATTATTCTTCATGTGGGGAAGCAACTCAAGATCTAATTGAACGTGTTTGCTCTAAATCAAAAGACCCTTCATTTTGTACCAAAGCCTTAGAGTCAGACCCTCGTTCTCGCACTGCAAATCTTGCCGGCCTCTGCCAAATTTCGATTGATTTATCAACCACCAATGCCAAATCAACCCAAGCCCTGGTCACTTCCCTTGGAAAAAAGGCAACTGATAAGATATCAAAAGAGATATACAATACTTGCTTGGAAAACTATACAAACAGCATTTCCGTTCTTGGTGATTGTACCAAGCGATTGCAAGCTGGTGATTATGCAGGCGTGAATATCAAAGCATCAGCAGCTCAAACTGAAGTTGATACTTGTGATGAATGTTTCAAGGAACGTAAACTACCTGAACCACCAACACTTACAAATGCTTGTCAGAAAGAGCAAAAACTTTGTAATATTATTTTGGTTACAGCAAATATGTTGCAAGGAAATTAATATGTGAAAAAAAGACATATTTCTTAATTAAATtgccatctctctctctctctctcggagTTCATGTTTGTCTCTACCATATGTAAGATTGGCAACGAGTTGATACGGATTTCACATTTAGAGAACTGTCTTCCCTTTTTTCCATCCATAGCTTGCTCAATGGTATTAATTTGGGAGGTAAATTCATACCCTGCTCTAATTTCTTTGGGTGCTATTAATGCCGCAGCCCATTTTTCAAGTTCCACAGCCATTTTTactcaaaatatcaaaattgccGCAGCCCATTTTTCAAGTTCCACAGCCATTTTTactcaaaatatcaaaattgccGCAGCCCATTTTTCAAGTTCCACAGCCATTTTTactcaaaatatcaaaattgccCTTTTCAAGTCCAAGTGCAATTTGGACTTAGGAGGGatagttttgtcatttcacatcaTAAACTTGCTGTGAAATAAAATATGAGCTGTGATATTATCAATTGCCAATATCAAAAGAATCATGGAACATCGTCAACAATTTGACTGATTGAAcatataaccaaaaaaaaaaaaccaaaaaacgaCAAATGATAATTCCACAGCCCATATTACTTTGGCCAAATCAGTTTTCCCCTTGCCCTAATTCAGACTTCACTTGCTTCCCACACCCTCTAGACCCGCCCCTATCTTCCTGCTGGaacgtgttttttttttctttttattataaAAAGGAAGCAATAACATTAAAATTTAAACGTGAAGAAAACATTTTAGAAACGAGAGTGGAAAATTGAGCAATCCAGAACTCAATTGGAAATCGCTactttatataattttttcaaTTCCTGTCCCTTCACATTTTTCTATTTGGGAGTAGCCGAAGTTATGCAGTTCAAAGTTGTACTTTCTTCAGCTTCAtgctaaaaaaatattcaattcTGTTGGACACTACTCAAACTGTGAAAACAAGTACACAATCACGTCTTTATAAAACGGAATTTGGACTATATGAACTGTGAAAGAACGATTAATGACATTAATTGAGTGATAATAGATGAACCACAATGTACTGATCTTGCACAAATTTTATGTAGGTGGTGGCAGGTGTTCTTTAGTAGTGttatatcaaaaattcatattttcCTTTGCTTTGGCGTTTTTGGTGGACAATTTGGAGAATTGATaattaaagtttgaaaaattactcCTCTGGtaaacaaaaaatacatttttgcaCGGGACCTAATAGCAAATTAAGCACTTTTCTATGTCGTAATTGTGCTTATACATATATTTCTGGATTTAGTCTCTCATGCAGTCAAATCCCAATGTCAAGTCTTTCTTTATAGCACTTGAAAATGGCCGAAATTTAACTTCCCATTCAGACATTGTGGCTTTTGTGCATGTGAGATATATAGAGTCCATGTTGAATCTTCTTCAACATAATGTATTGAATAAAAGGGCCACTTCCATCAATCCTTAACAATAGCTATCTACATATGACGACCAAATTTTGCTTACCTATTAATCTGGAAACATGGATTAGCAAGTAATCCTCAGTCAGATTACGATAATAAGGCAACTTCAATATCAATTGAGTTTGTGTTAGTTAAAAAAGGTCGTAATTTTGTTGGTTAAACACGCACACCTTGGCCAAAAAGTGATGAActagaaaaataagaagatgcTAAGCACCCTCTTTAACCTTATTGATAGGGTGCGTAATTGCtattaaatttataaatatttttttgtaattttggttaaatattgtattattgaatgaattctacttatatttggcaATTACTGCTGATTATAGGAATATGACAAGAAAAAGAGTAAAAAGGGGGTTAATTGAGGAAATTTCCGGCAGAAGACTCATGGCCAATTTAGCGTGGGCATGTCTAAATCCTACTATAGACTTCCTAATTCGAGTCAAATTCTGAACGGACGTTTGGCAGAAAATTCAGAGGTTATTAATTAGGAAACAACTTATAGTTTCTTTTTCCAATTAGGAAAAATACTTTATCTTGATAGCTACACTTTAGAGATAAAATAGGGAGACAAAGGACGGCTAACTTTATTAGTGATTAGTACTTCCGAGGAAAACGATTTGAAGCATCGTATCTTTGGTTTTGTAAAGAAAGACAACTTTTGTTCTTTCTTCTTAGCCACCTGTCTTTTGGGATGTTCCATAGTTTTGCGTTGGGAATTTTTTACGCAATGAGCAACTAATTTTTTATTCTAGTCAAAAAGTAACAATGGATTTGGTTCAATTACAATTGTGAGATCAAATtgtttttatctattttttttattcgtTAATATTCGTATGTTTTCTGATTTATTTTCTCATGattgttttgttgtttgaatATCAAGGGTCCGATATTTAATTCAATATAACAATCTACTGTCAATTAAGataattaaatccataattatttaattatcttAAATTAGTGGTAACTAGCATGATTAACTTTATGTTAGGAaacatatgatctaatttaaataaaccctggtagtgtgtttattgattagaactgagattttctagtttttaatgcaatcaagaaattaaattctatgacttacctagggttattttttaGTTAAAGAAATAGTTAACGGGTGTTACATTAACTATTGATACGGTAAGAAAAACTTGATTGTCATCGCTTGCTTGGTAATTATAACATATTTgttaatgaataaatgaaattatTATTGCATCAATGAGCAGTTGTATGAACTACTTTCAAAGTTTTCTCCTTAGCTAGAACTTACGTattattgatttaattttaattctcttctatttggttgtttttatttattttaattttaattttttaaaacccCTAGTTAATTCTCACTTGGAAAGAAACGAATTTGCCCTAATTCCTGCGAAAACGACTCTACTTACCATTATACTCGATCACATATTTTTGTGGGTAGGAATTTATTGTCGTACAGGTTCGACGTTTATCAATTTTTGGCACCGTTGCTGAGGATTAATATTggtttatttgtttctttttgaatttattttattttttgatatttttgctcGTTTTTGCCTCGTTCTTCTCACATAAGTGAATTAATTTAAGATCCTAAGGTTGACAAGATAGCGCATAGATTGATGAAAGAGATCGGGAAACGCGAGAAGGGACAAAGACTTACTACATCCCCGTGCTTAATTTAGCAGTGAGACTCTTCAAGTGACTATTCAAGCGGTTCTGAGCAAGAAGCAGACACGATGGCTAACAATAGAACCTTAAGGGACTTGGCCGCTTCTGACTTGAATCACTAGCCACTTTGCATCACTTTTCTTGATATTGCTGAAAATGCAACATTTGAATGAAAATCACGTTTAATCCACATCTTACCAAACTTTCATGGTCTGCTAGGTAAGGAGACTCACAAACACCTCCAGGAGTTCCACGTTGTCTGGTTGAGTATGAAACCACATGGTGTTATAGAGGAGTAGATCAGGACGCAGGTATTCCTTTGTTCATTAAAGGGGGTTgccaaagattggttgtattatTTGCCTATAAGGAGTATTGCAACCTAAAATGACGTGAAGAAAAAATTTCTAGAGAAATATTTTTTTACATCTCAAATTGCCAGTCTGCAAAAAGAGATCTGTGGTATTAAGTAGCATCCTGGGGAATCCCTTTATGAATATTAGGAGAGATTCAAAAAGTTGTGTACAAATTGCCCCCAACACCAAATTAGTAAGCAGTTTTTAATCTAGTACTTCTATGAAGGCCTACTCTATAGAGACAGAAGCATTATTGATGCTACAAATGGAGGTGCCTTAGTGAACAATACTCTTCGAGAGGAATTAATTAAAGGAATGGCAGAAAACTCACAACAGTTTGGCACACGAGAGGATGTCCCAACTCGCTGAATGAACGAGATGAACATTGCATCACTTCAAGAACAATTATCTAAGCTAACTTCTATGATTCGACAAATGGCAATAGGAAATGTGCAGCAAGTCAAGGCATGCAGAATTTGCAAGAATACTAATCACCCTACTAATGGATTCCAATGATGCAAGATGATGTGCTGAGTAGATGAACGTGACTGGTAACGTGCCTGTGCCATGTAGACAATATGATCTATACTCCAATACCTATAATTCGGGTTGGATGGATCATCCAAACCTTAGCTATTGAGGGAATAGGCAAttgaattttttccaaaataaacaGCATTGGTTCCAGCCATAGTGTCTATCAAGACCTCAACCCTCTTTTTCTAATTCAGGAATATCTCTTGAAGACATAGTAAAGATATTAGTTTCTAGCACCTTGCAGATCTAGTAAAAGACAGAGGCGAGCATACAAAATCTAAAAAATTAGATGAGTCAGATGGCATCTGCAATAAACTACTCGGAGTCTCAAGAGAAAGGAAGACTTTCCTCTCAACCTGAGGTGAATCCGAAAAACATTAGTGCCATAACCCtcaaaaatgggaaagagattAAAGGGCCAAAACCTATAGTTCCCAAGGATAAGAGCGAGAATCAAATTGAAAAGGAGTTGGAAGAAGAAGGAATAAGCAAGGAACTTCTGAAGTAATTTCTAAACCTTTAATTAAAGTTAATACTAACCCATCACCTTTTCCTAGTAGGTTGAAGAAGCCAAAAAGGCAAGACAAAGAGAAGGAGATTCTAGACGTATTCCAAAAAGTGGCAATCAATATCCCTTTGTTAGACACGATCAAACAAGTACCAAAATATGCTAAATTCTTGAAGAACTTGTGTGTTAACAAAAAGAAATTAAGAGGGGATGAGGAAATTATGGTAGATGAAAATGTCTCAGTGATTTTACAAAGAAAACTACCACCTAAATGCGGGAATCAAAGTATATTTACTATCCCCTGTAAAATAGGACATTCCAGAATTAAGAATGCCATATTAGATTTAAGGGCTTCTATTAATGTGATGtccaaatatatttataattccCTAAATCTAGGACCTTTGAAAGAAACAGAGATAATAATTCAATTAACTGATCGCACATTTGCTTATTCGGATGGAGTAATTAAGGATTTTTTAGTTCAACTAGATGGATTAGTTTTTCCTGCTGATTTCTATGTGATTTACATGGATGATGAACACTTTTCAAGTCCATCACCAATTATATTAAGGAGACCATTCTTGAGTACTATCCAAACTAAGATTCATTTTAGTAAGAGTACACTTACGATAGAATTTGGTGAAGAAGTAGttcatttcaatattttttatgAAACGAAACATTCTATTAACTTTCATTCTGTGTTTTCTATTTATGCTATTAATCCCTCTGTGTGAGAATTTTGAGTTTACTTATAGGGGTAAGTTGAAAGTTACTGCAAACAAACATCATGGATTGAAAGTAACTTATGATGTGAAAATGGGCCAAAAGTTAAAGAAGATGGTTGCAGTAATGGTGATTTAGATCCTGAAGAAATTCCACCCATTGCAAGAAAGTTTGAATTACAATCGGATTGAGAAATAATGCtttatgtctagccaaagacattaaagaaaggcgcttattgggaggcaacccaatttcttttagtttattttgattttaggtttcttgtgttttatacgtttgattttgattttattgttttagtGGACAGAAGACTACTACCACATAAGGTGTGCTCGTGCCTAACTGGCTAATGAGTTCTAAAGATATGtttagaaattttagaaaactaCTGGTTGACAAGACGTATCCACATCTATGAATCGTgctgaaattgatgaattaaaattttttaccaaaaaactCCTTATATTTTAGGCATACCCTCAtctaaaatgattgaaaaatttggtagcTACTTTCATCATATTAGATTCACCCCACTTTTTGCTGCTGATCTTTAGCCATATTGTgctcttttccatttttagggaAGTTTTGTTGTCCCTTTaactaattttttgttttttatttcttaCATTGGGGGCAATATAAGATTTAGGTGTGTGGGGTGGTATATTAGTGAAGTAAGAGTCTTAACCATTATGGCATTTTTGTTGAagtttttattcaaaattttcaaattttatctaatttttgCCATTTCTTGTGCAATTTTATAGTTATCCCTAATAAGCGATAGCTAGATTCTCAAAACTTACTGTTGTTaagattttatatgataatgtGATAAGTATGACATGACAAAGTTTAAGGATgttgataagtgcatattttgcgcattttaagtgtgttttattagttagttttggtgtgttttatttagttttattgcCAATTAACTcagattttagtgaaaatatacattttatggtttaagtggtaaaaattgcatttctatggattttaatggtaaaaacttcatgcttttgtaggtttaatgattcaatcatcaaatggcatgaaatgagaagataattggatgattgttgatggtttgaagtgataaaaagaggACAAGAAGTGCAAAATAatcaaaggaagaaatgcaaagttttccagctttgatataTTATGGTATTTTGGCTACATCTTGAGCTACACGCATcaaattgaggtgattcttatatcattttgaagctaagagatagatcgATATTTGATAAGAAAACATCAAAGTCCAGTTCAATCGTTTTCCTTatcaaaaagttgaaatacagaaGAGCATGTCCATGGTCGAAAGTTGAAATAGAGCTCTGACCAGTCGaggatattttggtcatttctcgatccacagagctccaaattagatgattattgaagcattggaaagctaactcaaagggctataactttcgcCATCATTGAGATAATATCAGTTGACGTGGAGCTAAATTCATAGAGGTGAAAATGCAAGATGACAATATGCAACCTTAAGTCACGTATTCATGAGGTCGCATATTGTGGCCTACTTTCTGCAACTTGCTTTGCCACTTGTTCTATTTTCACACTGTTTTTCAGCTCTACTTCTGAATAGAATTTTGGCTGCACATGCTGAAGAttctaaaaggaaaagaaaaggagcttTATGTCTTGTCTAAAAATCATTAGAAAGGCGGAGAATAGGATATTAGAAGGAATTCTCATCAGATTTTAGCATTAGAGCTTAGTTTTAGTCTTGATTTGTTCTCTGTAGTTAGAACATTGTGAGAACAATAGGAGACTTCATTGTACAACTcatttttgttgaagaaatagaagatcaTTGGGAGCTTCTTCACTTTTTGGCTAAACTTTCTTTATCTATCTTTTACTTGTAATTCAATATGTGTTCATACAATGAAGCTACTTTCTTTCTTGTCATTTATCatatgagtagctaaatttctagatctagggagtagatgaaacttatggctattTGATATGAATTGAATATGATTTACATTTGTTACaccttgtattaacttgtctattaTGCATGCTTATCACTtattgttgcttgatcaccaatagctaGTTATTAGTTGTTATTAATCAATGAAAGTTGGTAATAATAATGGAATAACATAAATACAGCTTAAGTAGTATACTCATGagaatagagatacacttaagtggattaaccttgcatttcatgaaggaaacaagagtagatctagttattcaccatgagaataggGAAAACTAGTCTAGTTTAGAccatttcatcatgagaatgagatttggAATATTAGAAATGAATCTCTAGTTAAAC
Encoded proteins:
- the LOC113715792 gene encoding pectinesterase inhibitor-like, with amino-acid sequence MELSWSHRSSYFPLLLFFLAFLGYYSSCGEATQDLIERVCSKSKDPSFCTKALESDPRSRTANLAGLCQISIDLSTTNAKSTQALVTSLGKKATDKISKEIYNTCLENYTNSISVLGDCTKRLQAGDYAGVNIKASAAQTEVDTCDECFKERKLPEPPTLTNACQKEQKLCNIILVTANMLQGN